The Salvelinus fontinalis isolate EN_2023a chromosome 39, ASM2944872v1, whole genome shotgun sequence genome has a window encoding:
- the LOC129838450 gene encoding beta-2-microglobulin-like, which yields MKSILSIVVLGLIYSAVESKESPPKVQVYSRNPGNFGDKNTLICHVSGFHPPDISIQLLKNGVEIPDAKQTDLAFEQGWQFHLTKSVGFTPASGEEYTCRVRHLKNLKTYTWEADM from the exons ATGAAGTCTATTCTGTCAATCGTTGTACTTGGGCTCATTTACAGCGCTGTGGAGTCCAAAGAAT CTCCCCCAAAAGTGCAGGTCTACAGCCGTAACCCTGGCAACTTTGGCGATAAGAACACCCTGATCTGTCACGTGAGTGGCTTCCACCCCCCTGACATCAGCATCCAGCTCCTGAAGAACGGTGTGGAGATCCCCGACGCCAAGCAGACAGACCTGGCCTTCGAACAGGGATGGCAGTTCCACCTCACCAAGAGTGTTGGATTCACACCAGCCAGCGGAGAGGAGTACACCTGCAGAGTCCGCCACCTGAAGAATCTGAAGACCTACACCTGGG AGGCAGATATGTAA